The genomic region attgcttaaaaagtGAATCTGATAAAAATTCAGAAGCGGCGAAAAGTTTTCGGTTTGtttgaattacatttttttataaatttctattatgtatacatacccacatatacgagtatatataaagTTGCTACTGGTAAATGGGTTAATGCCAGGGCAAAACTGTTTTCAAATAATCGTATCGAAAGGAAATACAACACACAACACTTTGGTTGAAAATTGTCAAACTGGTTGGtcaatagaaaaattataaataagagATTGCAGATAAAAtggtttgtatgtatgaataccaattgtatatgaaaataatttgtccGTGGTTAACGTATAGCGAGTGTTTGCACAAAAAGTATTGATAAATATTGGCAAAAAGCTCTTATctgataaaaaatgaaatttgaaaaataatctttaaGTGTGGTCTCTGATAGTCACTGGccaaatttatcaaaaagtatttatatccggccaaggactgtcacttcagcagcattccccgtacatgtatggggaatgtttatgctgctacaaccacAAAAACAACCTCTTTTTCCTTGTGGATTCCATTCAAAAGGTATTTTTTTTGGACTTTTAAGCCCACCAACCACAAGGACTTCTAGTTTTTTCTTCCATTGAATTCCATCCGGGGCTTCGTGATCAGTTTTTCGTAAGACTCCATCCAACACTAATATGAAAAGCAGAGGTTACGAAACTCAGCCTTGAAGTACTCCTTTCACTATTCCAAATTTCTCGCTATCCTTTCCTTTAAAACGAGCGCTGCACTCTGCATCAGTATAGAGTTCTCCGATGAGGGTCGTTATGTGTAATCTAATGAGTAATTCTAATGTGTGTATCTAATTTAGTACATCCATCATTTAAGATTTTCATCTATGCCTAAGTTCACTATTATGCACCCTTGCATCATAACAGTATTGTGTACCCTCTTCTAAATGAAGAATCCTAAATGAACACTAAGTGTCTGATTTTCTTGAGTATTTCATAAGGGCGAAGAAAATAGCCATTGTGTGTCAAATCTAGGGGAGTCTTGGGATTTCTGCCGGATATTACTATGATTTGAAGGGTGCGCCAATGTAACTCAAGAGACGGGTTTGGACGTGACCATTCGGTAGGTTTCGGATTGAAGGCCAATATGCACATGAAGCatcaatgaaacattttttttaatagcagtcgccctttGGCAGGCAATGTAAGCCTGTGAGTACAATTATGTCTTGAAAGAACTTTCCATAAAAATCAACAGCCGTTCggaagcggcataaaactgtaggtaaaaTGGACAACTTTGTAGTCGACTGTTAAAATAGCTAACttttaattcagttttttcaattttaattggtTTCAGAGTCATACAGAAGTCACGCAGGGTTCTGTGAAATACGACATACAAAAACATTTGTGTACACAATTaatgttattcttaaaaaaaatgaatcgaTATGattacgtatatacatatacatatatatacatacatacatacatatggcgctatacatacatatttgcgcTTGCaccttggccgagctccaccttgtgacgtgcgtcttgatgttgttccacaaatgtttaCGTATACTTGTGTACCTAAATTAGAATGCCCcttaaagaaaatgaattttagaacAACCCCAAAACTATGGTTCTAttcatatgtagatatatttgACAAATTATGAGCTACTGCCGTCTGTCATCTTTTTTTGGGTTTTCACTTTGATTTTTATGCTgcgcttaaaatttaaaaacgaacaGAGATTTCCAAAAtctcttaataaaaatatctaataCAGTATGATTTTCTCAATAATTAGCTTAATACTTCCTTGGCTTGGCTTTCAAAGCATTGCATTGCATAAGAAGGcagcacaaaatttttaaccttTTTACCAAGTTTTAATGATCGGTTTTCAGACgcacaccaattttttttatacggaACGTGAGGTGCTTTAATAGTTTGTGATTTTGTTTATgctataataacaataataatgataatagtaaatatacatatatatgtatgtatgtagctatgTATGTTAATATGTTAATACAGCGCCAATGGCTGCCTACGTGATCTGAACCGCGACGTTTGAGAGGCGAGAATACTCGTACCCGGCCCAAAAGCGTTTAaatcaaacatacatatgtatgtaaatacgagcacatatgcatatacatacatatacaaaatgaTTGCATTATCAAACCTTCGTTGTTTTCGTTAGTTTTACTTTTGCTATTGTGATTTTGTTATCAAATCATCGTTGAACTTCGTTTTGTTCAATTCAAAACGTGCTGCAGTAACACGTAATTCTTACAAAAATGTGTCCCTCTTTTAAAAACGGACCAAAAAATCTTGTTTGCATTTCTGAATAGCAAATTAATTGTCTTAGCGGCAATCTGCGTGTTCATTTGTAAGCATACAGCAgatatgaacatacatatgtatgtatgtaagtatgaacACCTGTATGTAAGCCTTTCTACATGACGTTATAAACGTATGTACGTAGGCGCTTACGAAAATACTCGTAAACTGATAAACTTAGGTATCAACTGAGATTATATTTGCCTTTGATTTGACACGTTAAGGCAGATGGCAcacaaaaaagattttttattgtttacttCTCTATATCTTTACTGTACAAACATTTCTAAGAATTTGCCATCTGTTCGGGCTTATAATAACTGTGGGTTGAAAGTGTTTTCGCACACTTTAAAAAAGGATTTAAAGGGGGTATAGAGTGTGTACCCCATCCTAATGctaaaaactgcaaaaattgtgtaatttagcgaaGGACTAGTGTTGCGAGACACCTCAAAATAAAACGAAGTTCGTTTGCACATAGTATTTTACAGGGACGTTGCCTAGAAGGGTGTTTGTAAATTCTTTtccgcgtgggcggcctttggTCCGCTCCAAAAAATAATGCTCATCAGTCGAACTCCGGCTACGctatccacagtatttttgcgtggaactcCGTTTCCTTTTCCAAAGATTGCGACGTTGTATTCTCAATATACCATATAATGCTCTATCGAGCATATTTTTCCGAAAGGCTAAGCCGTCAGACCTTACCAGTGtcgttttgtattttgtattttgaattttgtgtaACCGCAAAACTAATAGCGAAGTGTGAGTACTTTCCCCAGCTCGATCAGGATTGGTAAGGACCTCTGGACCCAGAtcttaagtatatatgtatacaaggaAGCGGAGAAAAAAAGATTTGGTCTAAGTTTGATGAATTTTCATGTGTTAGCGACGGCGAATATTGGTTTACGGGAATTTTAAAACAGTGCTGACCCAACGGTTTCATTTGCAGATATCTCGTCGGTTTGGATGCACATGGTCTAACCGGTACCTGCTTATGGTTGCAGGGAAAGTGTAAAGCCTgcattagcacgagaaagaagacTCGCTGGCGAATTTTGTGGAGCACGGTTGCAATTACTGTGACGATAAAGGAGGATAATAACAGTGTCAGGTTTAATATTCACATTGTTGACCTTGGCTTAACAATAATCTCTATAGAAACTCCAATAACGGTTGTTGTCTCTTAATACGACGTTCATACATCCTTAAAAGGTCTTTAGGTCGACCgaaaagcaaataatttattgtgggtagttttttaaagatagaaatgtgtatatgtatgttggttttctttcatttcttGTAGAGGTATTACTTTCTCTGCAAGtgacatatactcgtatttcttCAATAGAGAAGCCTTTGTAAATGTAAACACAACTCTCCCAAGTTGTATCGAAAAAAAGAGAAGAACGATCTAGAAACGCATTAAGGACCATCAAAAAGACAAAACTTAAGCTGCTGTTAGTAGTGCCGTAATCATAACCATAGCCGCAACATTACAACATTTGTCGACTAGTCAtgccgtaaccataaacagcagatattgaagtagaattaatgACAACATTTCCATTTTGTCTAAAAACACGGATAATTTTCCACCAAGACAATTTATTGTTGGtcgttcatttctaatattcaaatttgtatcgcaaatatcaaaacaaatgtaaagtatttcacagctgcttaCGGTTACGGGGAAACCCAAAATTCAAAAGATACATACGGCTACGGTTATGGTTATGCGGCACCTATaacactagtctacaaggaaaagtatccgaaataatttaaactaatatctgcttctctgtccatgcaaaattcggattgataactaaaattaatttattagtttgagtttttacgataatcgtatctttcgtgtttaatggaactaggccgacaaaatttaaccaacattcagacccagaaaccagggtcagaattgctctatcagctctggttttcgagatatcctaacctaaaagtgcaaaaaatacaaaaaaaacatgaaaatttcaaaatgcgatatctctgcgaaaaaaaatgatatttgagcaaacaaaacgccatttgaaaaaataaggattgtatttaaagatgccatcctttaattttggtgaaagaaaacatctgcaaggctacataacctcaaatatgggcaaaaatggggttttttgcacttttaggttaggatatctcgaaaaccagagctgatagagcaattctgaggccagatttggattcagcgcatcataaaagtggttttcgagatatcctaacctaaaagtgcaaaaaatacaaaaaaaacatgaaaatttcaaaatgcgatatctctgcgaaaaaaaaatgatatttgagcaaacaaaacgccatttgaaaaaagaaggattgtatttaaagatgccatcctttaattttggtgaaagaaaacatctgcaaggctacataacctcaaatatgggcaaaaatggggttttttgcacttttaggttaggatatctcgaaaaccagagctgatagagcaattctgaggccagatttggattcagcgcatcataaaagtggttttcgagatatcctaacctaaaagtgcaaaaaatacaaaaaaaacatgaaaatttcaaaatgcgatatctctgcgaaaaaaaaatgatatttgagcaaacaaaacgccatttgaaaaaagaaggattgtatttaaagatgccatcctttaattttggtgaaagaaaacatctgcaaggctacataacctcaaatatgggcaaaaatggggttttttgcacttttaggttaggatatctcgaaaaccagagctgatagagcaattctgaggccagatttggattcagcgcatcataaaccttcggaaatatatagtctggtttctgggtctgaatgttggttaaattttgtcggcctgtgtaatcgtTAACAGTGGCACCCCTAATTGCAGCTATATatgcaaatgtatatgtatgtatgtatgtacaaatatgtgagtacaaaatacaaagtatgaaagtacagaaaaaataataacttttttgtgcatttcttCATTGTTGGAGTGTATTAAAACACTTTGTGCAAGCCTCTGAATATTTATTGAGTTTAAGAACATATTGACtacaatgtacatacatacatttacatatgtgcatgtacttatgtatgtatgtatgtgttttccTTCGATAACATTAACAATCTGTATGTCTTTTTGTACGATCAGTTAGTAAACAAATATCAATGATAAGGAACGATGGTAAGAAGCaaatatatgaatgtgtgtatatgtgcacaCAAGGTTTACGCTAGTTAGTTTCGAATCGCAACCGAAAGAGATCTTATATTGcccttttttacatttttccaaCTTCTTAAATCGCCAATAAACGGCgaagtacacattttttaatgcaGCAGGTGCCGATAATCGggtttttctaataataaataaagattttgggctacatggaaaatttggaacaTGATATGGTGCTGTACTTCaccagatatacatacatacatatgtactatataaagagttttccaataacaggtgttattttgagtaTCCCGCTATTTTGgcagatgtcacttttgaaactgtcattttttgatatttgacaagtagaaactacgtcattaataaaaatggagcgatacacgcttaaacaccaacaacaaattattaaaattcactataaaaatggtaaaaattcgGCAGAGACGGtttgtaaaactcgaacatttttgggtcatcgtgaagcaccttgtcggactgcaatacagaaattggtgaaaaaattcgaggtgttgggacaagttagtgatgtgaagaataaaacccgtgcacgtcgctcaagaacagccgaaaatattgctcttgtagccgaaagtgttgaagaaaactcagggttgtccattcctcgtcgttctttggaattaggcattccacaaacgtcattacaccgtattttgcataaagatttgggtcttaaggcttataaagtccagttaacacaaaaactcaagccggccgatcatcaacaacgtcttgtcttttgctgattgggtcgttgaaatgcatgaaaatgatccggaattccatcgaaaaatcatcttgagtgatgaggcccttTTCCACCTCGTTGGCTTCGTCAACacgcaaaattgtcggatctggttcagaaaatccaagagttattgttgaaaagtctctctatcctcaacatgtgactgtttggtgcggtttatggtccggcggagtcattggaccttactttttcgaaaatgaagctggagcaacagttccggtggattgcgctatcgagagatgaatgatgatttttatggccgaaattggatggtattgatctgggcaacttttattttcaacaagacggcgctacgtgccacacaagcaacgaagccattgatcttttacgggaaaagacctccaataacaccttttattggaaaaccctttactatatcataaaaaatgtaGCCTGGAATTGTGGAAAGTTTCTTTTATCCATACTacaaaggtgaatgtctgtacgttgtccgcgcatcactacgaaacgacaacaccaaatgacgtaaacatttttatacattcatattttcacccaatgaaggttacaGGCATgcttttatgatggaactcccttcccacagcccccacgccgcgccaccactctcattcgtcactaataatcgaatatttgcttaaatttaatctaaaaaatcttagtttttcctatttcccactatttatagcacaccctagacttcataatccacataagctgtgcaactatgacccaaaagcaaagttcaaaaacggtttgagatagaaaataatgaaataattttgcttggttgttttgattttattcaacgaggcatagcaacggatgccgggtaaaagcatttaaaattaCATTCGAAATTTAATTTCAGAGACAGGAAGGTGAATTATTTACTATTTCAGACTTGGcgtgctaaaaataaataaattaaaataatacctGAAAAAAGCATTCGTGTCAAccaaataatattgtaatattatggttattaataaaaaaatattttctatgaaattactgtttgtaattcttttatatacatatcctaaatccctcaaaactattCCTACgtgagcggggccgcgggttaaagctagtacttaataatattttctgaaGTGAATTACTTTTTCTTATGCAAGAAAATGTCCCCAACAAACTTTGAATGCATAAATTTATTACTTCGTAataaacttacatatgtaaatatatatatacataagattaaatttgtatatatgtatatatgtgtctTTCAGGTGAGCATTTAACCGGCGAGTTTCGTGATAAAGTGAGTCAATTCAAGCGGTTGCCCGTAATCAAAGATGAAAATTTCTTATTGGCCGAGAGcgtcgccatttttcgacatctaAATCGAGAGAAAATTGTGCCCGAACATTGGTATCCACGCCGTAATTTCGGGCGTAGTCGTGTTGATGAGTTCCTTGAATGGCAACAGCGAAATATGGGTTTGGCGAGCAGTAATTACTTTAAGCAAAAATGGCTCTTGCCTGTTCTGGACAAGACATCTCCTGATGAAAAGAATGTAAGTACATCCTTATATacaaacgcacacacatacgCTTATATGTACAAGTAAAGAATTTTTTCAGTCTATtgatatttaaaacattttctttcttttaatcatTAGATCAATATTGCAACAGAACGTCTAAATCAATGCCTTAaagatttcgaaaatttgtttttgcacaaGAACAAGTTTGTCATTGGTGACAACATTTCTTACGCTGACCTGATGGCGATTTGCGAAATTGATCAACCAAGTAAGCAATTCAATACCAAATTAACACAGGTTGaagtcaaattatttttatacttactctcgccataaattctgtggcaaattttacaatgaatgcgcgagaacaaattcgcagaaaaaattctgttattttggttttgttcGTATGGGCTGTCtcttcataaattatactcagtttcgtggcaattttcgcttgttaacaatggagtggggagctaaggaaaatcccattacaaaagtgtggtaaaagtgcaagtgagatttcctaattgctgaaaaaacttaatatttcgagaacgTTTGTTTTAAGTGAGgttttctcagaaaaagaagtggtcgtcctcgcgtgtcTCGAACCAGAGTAGCCATAAAATCCGTTCAGAGAGAATTTGCAGAAACACCCAAAGCAGAAAAttatgtccagggaaatgaatgtaacGACCAGATCCaggtcaagactaattagagatgacaTCCGCCTGTAAGTTTTtagtcgctcaactggtcatctttttacaacgcgcttgaagaaaataagACTCGACAAAAGCAAGCAGCTTCaatggcacgcggtcaacggccatgcgaatattctcttcacagatgagaaaattttccatgtttaacaagtttttaataagaaacCTTCATCAATCTtcatctttggttcgagcagcggcctgaatggcctaatcgtttgaaggattgtgtaaaagcaaatgttgaccatttcgaatgaaagttaaaatttttgttttttaatatttatatgattaaataaaactaaatcagtaaaaaagtaaatttcatatctataacggacttaacttgtaacagaatttatggcaggaTTAAGTAGATCTGGTTCTGATTTTTCCAAAACCCcaatttttgatattattttatttaacggtAAATTCATAAGTTATTATGGAATTTTAATAGttgaaattatgatttttattcTCCATCtttgaatttaaagttttattaattactttttttcaatttgtagaATTCATAGGATTCAATCCCTTCAATCATCATCCAAAGCTGTACCAGTGGTATGAGAAAGTCAGAGATGAGTTGGGCCCATACTACAAACACGTGGCAGATGAgtttgataataaaataaaaacggcTGAAAAAAAGATACCTGAAGTTATGTATCTGCAGCAGTAGAACAAATTAAAGGAATGCCAAATGAAGTCAGAATGtaaaagatatttatttttgttgagttTCTGGTTCCGGCTGTAGAGcctctttttgtttattgttttgttattcaAATATAGAATAGtgagtataaaatatttaaaatactgaATTAACGATCTTTGTATATTATTGTACTATAAGTTTAAGAATTTTGAATAGCTAAAACTTTATAATATGTgactttttatacatacatacatactattaAGCTATTaatgttatttgtattttaatattaatataccaaaatacataaaataaaatatagctttcattggaatatttttaattttttatgctatACCAATCAAGTCCTCGACGTATGGAGCGTTATTCCAATCACTCTTGCACATGATGCCATAAAATGTGACCTTAGCTATGCAGATCACAGGAAACAAATCACTTTCGAAATGAAGGAGATCAAAGACGGATCTCGCCTGgttgtaatttaataataataatattatattgtattatcataataaggccATGACAATGATTAACCTAAGTGTACACGGTAGAGAAATCTCGGTAGAGTTCTACTGAAATATAGATCGTATCCCTCAAGTAAATTTACATGGTTTACTCTAAGAGATATTCACTCTACCTAGAGTCGAAATAGAGAGTGAAGATCcagatttatgtatatataaattgtaTGCAGATCCCACACGTagattttgaaactttatttcTTAAAGCTAGACCGTTagtaaaaaagctcctcaaaaaaaccatctgccgtttggaggcggcataaactgtagatccctccattttgGAACAATATCAAAACGCACAAATAAGAGGAAGGGTTCTCTGCCAAATAATGCCAATAACtagtacaaacaaattatttataaagtaaaattaCCGTAGTTTCAacttttcttaataaatttaaaattcaatgctGACAACTAACAACCCAAGCAAACTGTGGTAGTGATATATCAAGGCCAAGGTGACGTCTTcctaaaacagttactttatttttagcgattttggcaagtctgacgtcagcgaGTGGGTTGGTAATATTAGGTCTGTTAAAGTAAAAATTAGCCAGTTACTTGGTAGTAACTTAACTTTCGAAAATTCTCTCTCAAAGAGaagaatatcaaaaaaagtacatgaacgcaagaccagtaacaatttgcaagttttacgaacagctgattcaatttttggcaaaaaaaaactaacaacaaactaataaaaacgaaatgttgcgtgttaaattgtgaaagcacaaaaaaaaaataaaaagcctccaaatgcagtttttccgCTTTATGCTCCTTCTGAGCAACAAATTTGGAGGTAGCGGACCATGGGGAGGAAAGCCTGAAGTCATTTCACTTAAGCAAGTCCCCTCGTCAGTAACGTTTTTGCTGGTAGAAGTCCATCTCAATGACACTAAGAATGGCTTATAGCCACGGTTATTGATATTTACCTACCTAAGGCCTGTTGATGAATCACTAACAAAGTACGAAGTGCCACTTTCACCTAGATCCTTGACGACTTCGGGCGAATTTCGCTCAATATCCTCGATGGTATCGACAAGCTATTCGACGAAATGATGTTCAGTGTTTTTAACACGTTAGTATTTTTAACGTAAAGGGGTGACTGGGCGAACAGGTCACTCCAAAATTAATTGCTGCCATATCATATATGTCAGAATCTCCGTCTCTCCAAAGAAATCGGTAAACGCATCCGTTGTCGGGCCGGTACTGGACCCTCTTGAAAAGGAAATAGCCGACTAGAGGCCGACTCTGCTGTGTACCATTTAGAAGACAGGAGTTTAGTGACACTCCATTGAGTGTTTGTGGCGGCGTCGAAAACTAGGCATACCTTCTCCGGCTTGTTTGCGTTACTTACAGCAAAATGTGAAAGATACCGTACCCTCGGACTCGTCTGGGCGCTTTCATGTGGCTGCATCTTACGTAACCCCTAACATTAGAGATCTGATACATTGACATTTAGTCAAGCAGCCCTGTCTGAAAGTGATAGCCAACTTTCCAGGTTTTGTCGCTCTCGCCCTTTGTCTGCGCCTTCAGCAAGTGGCAAATGTTTTCGGTAGAAAAATATTCCGCACCATATCTTCCACACACGGATTTGGAATATATTGTTATACAGACAACTTTATTGTTTTCTCTGTCTCTCCATCGGGCCGGACACAACCCAACATAGCTCGGGGTGAATGGCATCGGATTCTGGACATGTGAAGCTCATTGCGACATCTATTGGTGTAGAAGGCGCGACATGTTTTACTAACTGTATTGGTAGTTTTCCTCTGTAGAATGCCAAGTCAGGAATGCCATAATCGGAAAGCGTATGTTTCATCACATTGCGAAGCGTATAGTGCTTATTCATTCCCTCTTCACTGACCTCGACATCGACTCTGGTAACAGGTTGTCTAGCGGTTTTTCTGCCAAACCATTGAATGACCCAGTCTTGACATAAGCTGCTGACGCTCAGCTCTTTCATCACTGAGTAGTACAGAAGTACAGAATAGTAATTGATGACCCTTTGTTCCAGAAGTGCATTCGCATTAACACTCTCTTTGGACCCGTATAGAGTAACTGGCAGCACACGGAAAAGTGGATTATTGTCTTTCACTTCTGGTAGTGTTACTCCTGGCTTGCCATTAGATTCAATGGCATTCCTTGAAGCGACTGATCGAGCCCGTGGAGATGCCTAGGTGCCATGCGATAATATGCACGAGCTCCTCGAGAATAGTTGGGTTCGCTAAATGCCCTTGACTAGCAGCcgattgcgcaattaaattagctatgcCTTCTCCTACTCTTTTCTTCATATAGTtaataatacttatacaaaccaaaaatatcgaaatattccaccaaaataagttctgtgaagaaaaaccttccacaacagtattgacagctgattgtcaattttgcaggtaatctgccatatgagaacgggtagattaattttgtgaatttattggtaattaatgcatatatgAACGTGCTTCTATTACATGGCGTTCTCATAAGTTTGATCGTGTCAGCTGCCACGGAACGTACGCTTACGTCGGTGAGTGTGGGCAGTATTAGCCCTTAACTGCAATTATTCTTATGCTGCAAGCAGTTACCGACGGAAACGGAGTCTtttgtcagctgttacgatcaaactaatgagatccccatgtaaatgagaaattacttcccttccgtatcgtagtatcgtagattttatcgcaggatttttgaaaattcccgtagaaCCGTGTCAGCCGATTGCTCTCTCCCCACACAGAGTTACCAAACAGtatatttcgaaatcatttgcaaaataaacttaagaacaatgttaattatagataaatgaactatttgcatatggtggtttttggctttggtttattaaacaatgaaaaatcgTAACTGATAACACGGATGTGGAAAAAAGTGTGCAAATTTTATCAAtagcaacattgtgtagataaagccaaacacatatacacacaagccgaagtattgtgtaaatatgtaactaaaagaacgcagttgttcacTGCGGGATACGTTTTGCTCAATTTCTCTCTAGGGGCCGCGATAACGGACTACAATACGGCGGTCAGTGTGCGCACTATTAGTTTTGTACCGTATCTGTGTACGATAACTCTTACCTACATGGCTATCAATAGTATCCCCACATAGGTATCGAATACCGATTGTAACTAAAAAGTATCGATACCAAAGTTGTATTAGGAGTACCAACATACCTACATAGTTGCTATACTTTTGCAAGAGCTTGTGAAGTGAAaactataaacaaacaaataaatcccATATTTACAGAAAAACAAT from Anastrepha obliqua isolate idAnaObli1 chromosome 2, idAnaObli1_1.0, whole genome shotgun sequence harbors:
- the LOC129239394 gene encoding glutathione S-transferase theta-3 → MQPIKFYFDFLNQSSRALYVFMEASKIPFEAIPISILKGEHLTGEFRDKVSQFKRLPVIKDENFLLAESVAIFRHLNREKIVPEHWYPRRNFGRSRVDEFLEWQQRNMGLASSNYFKQKWLLPVLDKTSPDEKNINIATERLNQCLKDFENLFLHKNKFVIGDNISYADLMAICEIDQPKFIGFNPFNHHPKLYQWYEKVRDELGPYYKHVADEFDNKIKTAEKKIPEVMYLQQ